A stretch of DNA from Catenulispora acidiphila DSM 44928:
TACGTGATCCGGCACCAGAGCGCCGACTACCGCGGCTACGCCGGCACCATCGCCTCCGGACATCTGGAGGTCGGCGACCCGATCGTGGTGCTGCCCTCGGGCCAGCGCTCGACCATCGCCGCCATCGACCTGCTGGGCCGCTCCGTCGAGCGCGCCACCGCCGGGCAGGCCGCCACCGTGCTGCTGGCCGACGAGCTGGACGTCTCCCGCGGGGACCTGATCGCCCCTGCCGAGGCCGCGCCGAGCGCGGTGCAGGACGTGGTGGCGACCGTGTGCCACCTGTCCGAGAAGCCGCTGAACGTCGGCGACCGGGTGCTGCTGAAGCACACCACGCGCACGGTCAAGGCGATCGTGAAGGAGATCTCCGCGAAGCTGGACATCTCCGACCCGCTGGCCGCCGCCGGCCGGGCCGCCGCCGACGAGTTCGACTGGGACGAGGCCGCCCCGGCCGCGCACAGCCTGAGCGCCAACGACATCGGCCGCGTGGTGCTGCGCACCGCCTCGCCGATCCTTCTGGAGCCCTACGCCGCCGACCGCGAAACCGGATCCTTCCTGCTCATCGACCCCGCGAGCGGCGACACCCTCACCGCGGGAATGTCAGGGGATCCGCTTGGGGTCTTCTCGTGATCGAGTACGCACTGTTCACCCACAACTTCACCGGTGACATCCGATGTCGGGTCGCCGGGCAGCAGCACCGCTGCTCGCTGTTCCGATATCGAAGACCCTGACCGTCCCCCGTCCTTGGAGCCAGCGTGATACGAAGGGCATTGTCCACCGTCGCCGCCACCGTCGCGGCCGGCTGGATGGTCGTCTCGCTGGTGATCGTGGTCGCCGCGTACGTCTCCGCCTCCAGTGACAGCTCCGGTTCGAGCACGTCCTCCTCGTCCTCCAACGCCGCCGCGGGCACCGCGTCCACGGCGGCCGGGGAACTGCGGCTGGGCTACTTCGCGAACGTCACGCACGCCACCGCGGTGGTCGGAGTCGGCCACGGCGACTTCGCCAAGGCGCTGGGCTCCACCAAGCTGTCGACCCAGGTCTACAACGCCGGTCCCGCCGAGATGACCGCGCTGCTCGGCGGCCAGCTGGACGCCGCCTATGTCGGACCGTCCTCGGCGCTGGCCGCGTTCGCGCAGTCGCACGGCGAGGCGCTGAAGGTCGTCGCCGGCGCCACGAGCGGCGGCGCGGAACTTGTGGTGCGGCCCGGGATCAACTCCGTGGCCGATCTCAAGGGCAAGACCATCGCCACCCCGCAGAAGGGCAACACCCAGGACGTCGCCCTGCGCGCCTGGCTCAAGCAGAACGGCCTGACGGCCAACCCGGACGGCACCGGCGAAGTGTCGGTGAACCCGCAGGACAACGCCGCCACGCTGGATCAGTTCAAGGCCGGCCACATCGACGGCGCTTGGCTGCCGGAGCCCTGGGCCTCGCGCATGGTGCTGGAGGCCGGGGCGAAGGTGCTCGTCGACGAGCGCGCCCTGTGGCCCGGCGGGCAGTTCGCGACCACCAACCTGGTGGTGTCCACGTCCTTCCTGAAGGCGCACCCGGACACCGTCAAGGCTCTGATCGACGGGCAGATCGCCGCCAACCAGTGGATCACCGCTGATCCCACCGACGCTCAGCAGCTCGTCAACGACCAGCTGAAGAAGCTCACCGGCAAAGCCCTCACCGGCGCGGAGATCCAGCGCGCCTTCACCGAGCAGGCGGTGACCGACGATCCGCTGGCCGCCTCGCTGCAGACCTCGATGGATCACGCCGTGTCCACCGGGCTGCTCAAGAAGACCGACCTGCACGGCATCTTCGACCTGACGCTGCTGAACACCGAACTGGCCCGCGACGGCCGGTCCGCGGTGTCCGACGCCGGGCTGTCCACGAAGTAGCGCCGGAAACCAAGGGGAGAACGCCATGACCGCGACCATCGCCGAATCAACCACCGTCGACGCCGGTGCCTCCGCGACTCCGGCCGTCCGGCTGTCCGGGGTCGGCAAGACCTTCCGGGGCGGCGCCCCGGTGCTCGACGGCATCGACCTGACCGTCGCGCCGGGGGAGTTCGTCTGCCTGCTCGGCGCCTCGGGCTGCGGCAAGTCCACGCTGCTGAACCTGATCGCCGACCTGGACGCGCCGAGCTCCGGCACGGTCGAGGTGCCCTCCGGCCGCGCCGCGCTGATGTTCCAGGAGTCCGCGCTGTTCCCCTGGCTGACCGCCGGGGAGAACATCGACCTCGCGCTGCGCCTGCGCGGCCTGTCCGGCCGCCGCGACCGCCGCGCCGAGACCGAGCGGCTGCTGGACCTGGTCCGGCTGCGCGGCGCCTACGACAAGCGTCCGCACCAGCTCTCCGGCGGCATGCGGCAGCGCGTCGCGCTGGCCCGCGCCCTGGCGCAGGACAGCCCGGTGCTCCTGATGGACGAGCCGTTCGCCGCGCTGGACGCCATCACCCGCGACGTGCTGCACGAGGAGCTGATCCGGCTCTGGGAGGCCACCGGCCTGGCCGTGGTCTTCGTGACGCACAACGTCCGCGAGGCCGTGCGCCTGGGCCAGCGGGTCGTGCTGCTGTCCTCCCGCCCCGGCCGGGTGGCGCGGGAGTGGCGCGTGGACATCCCGCAGCCGCGCCGCATCGAGGACAAGGCGGTCGCCGACCTGTCGGTGGAGATCACCGACGACCTGCGCAAGGAGATCAGCCGCCATGGCCGCTGACACCGGGACCGCCGGGCCGCCGGCCGGCGACGCGCTCGCAACAGTCGAGGCTGGACTTGACGCGCTGGAAACATCGGCGGAACCGGAGTCCAGCAGACTCAAGGATGTGGCCGCGTCCGTCTTACCGCCGATCATCACCATCGTGCTGATCATCGCCGTCTGGCAGATCCTCTACGCGGCGAAGATCTGGCCGGACTGGAAGCTGCCCGGACCCTCGCAGGTCTTCAGCTCCCTGAAGGACACCTTCGCCCACGACGACGCTCTGGGAGCGGTCGGCCACAGCATCGGCCACGCCGCCGTCGGCTTCGGCGCCTCGGTCGCCCTGGGCACTCCGCTGGGCATCCTGGTCGGCCGGTTCAAGCCGGTCCGCGCGGGCATCGGGCCCATCTTGTCCGGATTGCAGTCCCTGCCCTCGGTGGCCTGGGTCCCGCCGGCGCTGATGTTCTTCGGTCCCTCCCCGGCCATGCTCTACTCCGTCGTCCTGCTCGGCGCGGTGCCCTCCATCGCGGTCGGCGTCATGTCAGGGCTGGACCAGGTGCCGCCGCTGTATCTGCGCGTCGGCCACAACATCGGCGCCCGCGGCCTGGCCTCGGTGCGGCACGTGCTGCTGCCGGCCGCGCTGCCCGGCTACCTCGCGGGCCTGCGGCAGGGCTGGGCTTTCGCCTGGCGCTCGCTGCTGGCCTCGGAGATCATCGTCCAGTCCGCGAGCCTCGGGCACTCCCTGGGCTTCCTGCTGAAGAACTCGCAGGACGGCAACGACATGTCGGGGGCGTTCGCGGCGATCGTGCTCATCCTGGCCGTCGGGGTGGCGGTCAACCAGCTGCTCTTCGTGCCGCTGGAGCGGCGCGTGCTCAAGGCGAGGGGGTTGGCGTGACCAAGGGGCAGGCGATGCTGGCGGTCGCCCACGGGAGCCGGGACCCGCGACACCGCGAGGTCATCACAGGGCTCGTGGACGCGGTCCGCGACCAGCGGCCGGAGCTGCGCGTCGAGACGGCCTTCCTGGACCACTGCGGTCCGACCCCCGCCCGGGCGCTGCACGGTCTGGTGCGGGACGGGTATCAGGACGTGAAGGTGGTGCCGCTGCTGCTGAACACCGCCTTCCACGTCCGGCAGGACATTCCGGTGGCCGTGGCCGCCGCGCACGAGGCGCTGCCGCGGCGCTGGCGGGCCGGGGTGGCGCAGCCGGTGCTGGCCGCGCCGCTGGGCCCGCATCCGCTGCTCACCGCCGGGCTGGAGCGCCGGCTGCGCGAGGCCGGGGTGT
This window harbors:
- a CDS encoding ABC transporter substrate-binding protein; this translates as MIRRALSTVAATVAAGWMVVSLVIVVAAYVSASSDSSGSSTSSSSSNAAAGTASTAAGELRLGYFANVTHATAVVGVGHGDFAKALGSTKLSTQVYNAGPAEMTALLGGQLDAAYVGPSSALAAFAQSHGEALKVVAGATSGGAELVVRPGINSVADLKGKTIATPQKGNTQDVALRAWLKQNGLTANPDGTGEVSVNPQDNAATLDQFKAGHIDGAWLPEPWASRMVLEAGAKVLVDERALWPGGQFATTNLVVSTSFLKAHPDTVKALIDGQIAANQWITADPTDAQQLVNDQLKKLTGKALTGAEIQRAFTEQAVTDDPLAASLQTSMDHAVSTGLLKKTDLHGIFDLTLLNTELARDGRSAVSDAGLSTK
- a CDS encoding ABC transporter ATP-binding protein produces the protein MTATIAESTTVDAGASATPAVRLSGVGKTFRGGAPVLDGIDLTVAPGEFVCLLGASGCGKSTLLNLIADLDAPSSGTVEVPSGRAALMFQESALFPWLTAGENIDLALRLRGLSGRRDRRAETERLLDLVRLRGAYDKRPHQLSGGMRQRVALARALAQDSPVLLMDEPFAALDAITRDVLHEELIRLWEATGLAVVFVTHNVREAVRLGQRVVLLSSRPGRVAREWRVDIPQPRRIEDKAVADLSVEITDDLRKEISRHGR
- a CDS encoding ABC transporter permease yields the protein MAADTGTAGPPAGDALATVEAGLDALETSAEPESSRLKDVAASVLPPIITIVLIIAVWQILYAAKIWPDWKLPGPSQVFSSLKDTFAHDDALGAVGHSIGHAAVGFGASVALGTPLGILVGRFKPVRAGIGPILSGLQSLPSVAWVPPALMFFGPSPAMLYSVVLLGAVPSIAVGVMSGLDQVPPLYLRVGHNIGARGLASVRHVLLPAALPGYLAGLRQGWAFAWRSLLASEIIVQSASLGHSLGFLLKNSQDGNDMSGAFAAIVLILAVGVAVNQLLFVPLERRVLKARGLA
- a CDS encoding sirohydrochlorin chelatase yields the protein MTKGQAMLAVAHGSRDPRHREVITGLVDAVRDQRPELRVETAFLDHCGPTPARALHGLVRDGYQDVKVVPLLLNTAFHVRQDIPVAVAAAHEALPRRWRAGVAQPVLAAPLGPHPLLTAGLERRLREAGVWPGDEEASVVLAWAGSSDRVAAAAVDELAEGWERSGWERVVAVPAVGDLAGEAVRELRGRGARRVVVAPYFLAPGFLADRIRCSAQAAGADVVAAELGNAPEVASAVLARFDGAVSACLAHVA